CTTCTTGTAGAATGATGTGGACATGCGGATAGATTACCCGCACTGCGCCCCAGATGCGAGAGCGATTCAGCGGACGACCTGACGCGATCCGTCGAAACAAACCGCGCGGTGACGCTCGACCACGAAATCCCAGTCGAGGCGGTGCGGCGGGTCGAGGTAGTTGCGCCACGCGACCGCCATTTGGCGCGCGGCCTCGTCGAACGGCACCCCACCAAACCCGGTCCCCATTGCGGGGAACGCGACCGTTTCGATCGGGTGGCCGTTCGTCGCGTTGTGAGCCTGAACCGCGAGCAGCGCGGCCCACGTCGCGCAGTACACCTTGTCCGTTCCGTCGATGTTCCCGGGCACTCGCATCGTCGGCGCGTGAACCAAAAATGGAATTTTGGGACTTCTCGTATCCAACACGAACGCGGTCCCGATCGGTTGTTCGCCGAAGTAGTCGTTCATGATGCGGTGCTGCACGCGCGTCATGAGTTCCTCGCCGAAATACCCGACTACGGCCGCGTCGATGCCCGCGGTCATGATCCCGAATGCGTTCCCAGCGGTCACGAAACAGTCGTGCGGCTCCAGATCTTCAAACCGCCCCCGAACGACGCGAACCCCGCGCAGCCCGGCGAACCGGCGCTGGAACGCCGCGCACATGGCCTCATCGGGGTGAACAAGCCACACGTTCTCGATCATCGTGATGGGCGTACTCCCGGGGCGTCATTGGACTTCCTGAGCCTCAACAGCGCCCGAACAGCCGCGAACAGAGCAACAACTCCGACCACACCGAAGTAGATCCACACCGTCCCCAGTGAGAGCGGCGGTGCCGGCACGGGGGTGTCATCCGGCTGCACGAACAGCGGATCATCGGACGCTGGCCCCTTTGTGTCCGCGACCTTCGTGACGGCCTCGCGGTGCTGCATTAGCACTTTGCGATTGCTGTAGGTGAACGTCCCAACGCACTCGTCCATGATCTTCCGCGCTGCAATGAAATCCCCTTTTGCCGCATAAAGCTCGCCGAGTAGCCAGTAGAGACGCGGGTCGTGTGGGAACCACAACACGAGTTGCTGCACGGTCGCGAGTGCATCGGGCGGTAACTTCGCGCGCTCTGCCGGGGCCAGCGCGCCATCGACCGTATTCGCGAAGTTCACCGGGAAGATCGCATCCGGCAACTCGTTTTCCGGCGCGGGTTTATCGCCTCGCGCTTCACCCATTCGGAGCCGCACGAGTTTCAAGAGCGGGCCGGTATTCAGTTTGAGTTGCCACGCGAGTTCTTGTGGCTTGAGCCCGGGAATTTCCTTCGGCGGGCGCTCCTCGTTCGCGATATCGAGGAACTGAAACGCGCGGTCCCAGTTTCCCTGCGTGGCTTCGATGTGCGCGTGCGTAATGTTTGGCAAGAACTCGCGGCGCTGGTCCCGCAATGCGCTCGTGGCCTCGGCCGCTTGTCCGTACCGGAGCCAATCCACCGCAAGAGCCACACTGTCCAACTCCGACCGATTGCGGAGTGCCAACCGCTTGTCGATGCGATCCTTGACTACCCCACGGTCCGTTCGGATTTTCTTCGTGGGATCTCGGGGGTCCGTGTTTTCGAGCGGCCACTTTGGATTACCTGCGTTCAGGAGCACCAAGCGCCGGCGCCCGAACTCCTCAAAAGGGAGCGCTTCCGGCACACCTTTTTCGCTCACCGGGATCGCCATCGGAGCTTCTGGGTGATGTAGCGACGCTCGCCCTTCGGACAAAGCAACCAGACCAACGACGAGGGTGCCGAGAACGACCACACCGTGACGAACCACAAGCGTTCCTCCTCGTCAACTCGGCGCCGCGGAACGGTGACCGGAGCTAATTGTAAGCCGGCGATGACAGGGAACCTTCTCCGGCGTGAGAATTGATTTGCGCATCCGGCGATTCTGTACTAGACGTTTCTAGCGCAGCCAGGACGCTCGCCGTACATTCCGCGCCGCCGGTCGTGTTCACCCAAATAGCCCACAGGGTCCAGAAAAGGCCCCACGGAACACCCCAAGGCCCGAGTAAAAGAGCCAGAACGCTGTACCAGAGGCCCCACAAGTACCGTTGTTGCCAGGAATTGGTGAGGAAAACTTCGGACTGACGGCGAACGGTTACGAACAGGAGCGAGAAACAGTACTCGAAGCGCACGCACCGGGCACCGTTGGCCACCTGTGTGCGTAATTCGTCAGCAAAAAGAGGGCGAAAACCGCGCAAGTTCAGAAGTTGCGAATTGGCAACATATTGCGAATCGGAAACAGATTTCTGGACTGCGGTTTGCATCTAAATTCCATAACCTGGGGAAAATGCCTCTGGCGGGGCTTGTTAAGAATAGTAATCAAGCATTATTGCTTGACCTTTAGGCAACGCGAGAAGGCACACCGGGCAGATGAGCACAAACCTTATGTCATTACCTGAGCTTGTTACACAGCGGGTGGCCGATCGGACGAGCCGCCGGGTGCAAAATCTCGAAGTCGAAATCGCCACGGGCGGCGACCGCGTGGTGCTTCGCGGCCGTACCAGTTCGTACCACGTGAAGCAGCTCGCTCAACAGGGGGCACGCGAAGCCCTTCCGCACGCACGCCTTGAAAACGCGATCGTCGTCGAGTAATTCGAACGGCTCTACAAATAGGCCGGCGTGAGCCGGCTGGTGAACGTGTGCAGCGCTCGGCTGTGTGCTCACCAGCCGATTCACGCCGGTCGTTCGTTCGCTTCGTGCACGCAGGTCACGGTCGTGGTGATCCCACCGCGCGGCGTCCACACTGACACCACCTTGCACCGCACCGGCTTGCACGCGGCCACGAAATCGTCGAGCAGGCGGTTCGTCACCTGTTCGTAAAAGATCCCCTGGTTGCGGAACCGTTGGAGGTATAGCTTCAGCGACTTTAGCTCGACGCACGTATCGCCCGGCGTGTACGTGAACGTGATCGTGCCAAAGTCCGGCTGGCCGGTCTTCGGGCACACGCTCGTAAACTCCGGGCACACGATCTCGATCGCAAACTCCCGCCCCGGGCGCGGGTTCGGGAACGTTTCCAACTGCTCAACGGACGGGGTTTCAGTCAATTCCATTGTGGTGCATCTCGTAGGGTATCTATCTTGATAGATGAAGCGCGCGAGCGGTTCCACCTCGTTTCGTCGCAACAGCGGTGGGGCGGGTAACTAGCTCGATTGGAGTGTGTAAATGAAAGCGGTCGTTCTTCTCAGCGGCGGGCTGGATAGCACCACGGCGCTCGCGGTCGCGCGGAGTCAGGGGTTCGAGTGCCACACGCTGGCCGTCGATTACGGCCAGCGCCACCGCGTCGAACTCGATCGCGCCGCGACCGTGGCGAAGGCACTCGATGCGGTCGACCACCGTGTGGTAAAGCTCGATCTCCGACAAATCGGTGGTTCGGCACTCACGGCGGACATCGCGGTACCAAAGGACCGCTCCGCGGACGACATGACCCACGGCGTCCCGATCACTTACGTCCCCGCCCGGAATACGATCCTGCTTGGCGTTGCGCTTGGGCTGGCCGAAGTGGTGGGCGCGTTCGATATCTTCATCGGCGCCAACGTTCTGGATTACAGTGGCTACCCCGATTGTCGGCCCGAGTTCCTGAGCGCGTTCGAGAGCCTCGCAAACCTCGCAACAAAAGCCGGTACGGAAGGCACGGGTAAGTTCCGCGTTCACTCGCCGCTCCTCAAGATGACGAAGGCGGAGATCATTCGCGAGGGGGTGAAACTCGGTGTGGACTATTCGCAAACGCTGAGTTGCTACGATCCCGACGCGACCGGTAAGGCGTGCGGCCGGTGCGACTCGTGCTCGTTGCGGAAGAAGGGCTTCGCCGAGGCCGGCGTACCGGACCCGACGCTGTATCGGTGATTTCAAATGCGATCGGCCCGCAGAGATTGATGTCTCCGCGGGCCGATCGCGTTTCACCGAGTTTACGATCTACTTTTTCTCGGTGAAAGCATAGAGGAACTTATCACTGCGCACATAGAGCGTGTTGTGGGCGAGGGCCGGCGTCGCGCGAACCGGCTCCGGCAGCTTCACGGAGTACACTACGTCCGGGGCATCTTCGCCCGCAGCGATCACGGCTAGCGTGCCTTCCAGGGACGCGATGTAGATGTGCCCGTTCGCCGCAACCGGTGAGGCGTAGTACCGGGCGCCCGCCTTCACGCGCTCGGCTTCGTACACGGGCTTACCGGTCTTCGCATCGAGGCACGTCATCAGCGGGCCGTCTTTAAGCAGGTACATCCGGTCGCGGTACACGACGGGGCTGGGAACGTAGGGCAGGTTCTTGGTGTACGACCACGCGATCTCACCCTTTCCGCCTCGCTTTAACGCGACCGCGCGGTTCTCACCGCCTTCGAGCACTTTCATGTTCTCGGCCCACTCCTCACGAGTGATTTTGCCGTCTTTGTTCGGATCGTTGTTATCGAAGAAGTTCCCGAACGGCGTTTTTGCGGCCCCGTCTTTCGTGAGGTAGCCGAGCTTGTCGTCTCCGGCTTGCTTCAAGATCTCGTCGAACGTGGGGAGCTTGAAGTCCGAGCCCCCAGGCGCC
This region of Gemmata massiliana genomic DNA includes:
- a CDS encoding macro domain-containing protein, whose protein sequence is MIENVWLVHPDEAMCAAFQRRFAGLRGVRVVRGRFEDLEPHDCFVTAGNAFGIMTAGIDAAVVGYFGEELMTRVQHRIMNDYFGEQPIGTAFVLDTRSPKIPFLVHAPTMRVPGNIDGTDKVYCATWAALLAVQAHNATNGHPIETVAFPAMGTGFGGVPFDEAARQMAVAWRNYLDPPHRLDWDFVVERHRAVCFDGSRQVVR
- a CDS encoding tetratricopeptide repeat protein → MVRHGVVVLGTLVVGLVALSEGRASLHHPEAPMAIPVSEKGVPEALPFEEFGRRRLVLLNAGNPKWPLENTDPRDPTKKIRTDRGVVKDRIDKRLALRNRSELDSVALAVDWLRYGQAAEATSALRDQRREFLPNITHAHIEATQGNWDRAFQFLDIANEERPPKEIPGLKPQELAWQLKLNTGPLLKLVRLRMGEARGDKPAPENELPDAIFPVNFANTVDGALAPAERAKLPPDALATVQQLVLWFPHDPRLYWLLGELYAAKGDFIAARKIMDECVGTFTYSNRKVLMQHREAVTKVADTKGPASDDPLFVQPDDTPVPAPPLSLGTVWIYFGVVGVVALFAAVRALLRLRKSNDAPGVRPSR
- a CDS encoding phospholipid-binding protein; its protein translation is MQNLEVEIATGGDRVVLRGRTSSYHVKQLAQQGAREALPHARLENAIVVE
- the queF gene encoding preQ(1) synthase, coding for MTETPSVEQLETFPNPRPGREFAIEIVCPEFTSVCPKTGQPDFGTITFTYTPGDTCVELKSLKLYLQRFRNQGIFYEQVTNRLLDDFVAACKPVRCKVVSVWTPRGGITTTVTCVHEANERPA
- the queC gene encoding 7-cyano-7-deazaguanine synthase QueC; amino-acid sequence: MKAVVLLSGGLDSTTALAVARSQGFECHTLAVDYGQRHRVELDRAATVAKALDAVDHRVVKLDLRQIGGSALTADIAVPKDRSADDMTHGVPITYVPARNTILLGVALGLAEVVGAFDIFIGANVLDYSGYPDCRPEFLSAFESLANLATKAGTEGTGKFRVHSPLLKMTKAEIIREGVKLGVDYSQTLSCYDPDATGKACGRCDSCSLRKKGFAEAGVPDPTLYR